In Metopolophium dirhodum isolate CAU chromosome 5, ASM1992520v1, whole genome shotgun sequence, the sequence ATACTGGAATCCAAATCGAAGTACTTTATAATAGTTCATGAAAATGTAGATACTATAGTGCAGTTTGTATGTTAAGAACTTGTATTCATTGTATGCCATgcattgaaaatatatcaatacatttttaccatagtCGCAAATGAAAGGTACCTTGGAAAATGGaaaatacctatatcaaaaaaatgtatttcatatgTTTCAACTAAAACCATTGTTCGTAAATCatatttgttattagttataataattttaaatacattatatttctcctataaactataatttataactatcgTCTACTATTTTATTACACTTTATATTATGTGGTCAATGTTCAAACGCATTAATTCCTAGCATATagctatagttttaaataacaacatcgtaataatttactatttgatCGTTGTAATACTGActgataatatcatataattttaatatgagtGATGACTACGctgaatagtattataattagatataagaaaataatagtttttttttttaaaatcaacgtttttaaaggaaaaatatagttttaaaagtaatcacactgtatatagatgtattgttgtatttatctttatctagataaattacatttatattatacttatttttataggtacaacACGATTGCGAACGTCTTACCTTTTTTATAACACGATTGCGAACGAATGACGCTTATCAGAGAATTTGGTGTTTTACCTGAAAAACGGAACGATTGCGAACGTTTTTATAGACCACGTTGCcaagtttacaaaatattttttttaaataaaaactattgatattaattacacAATGAAAACAACAACTACGTTACAAactaacattaaataaaataatatttaattataattattaataatactattacaaaaTCTACGTGTTAATGTTACGTTAaaagctgaaaaataaataaaataacggcttttaaaaattgttttctacatttttgcttttttaaattttttccctgGTAGGAATTTCcagtttttcttaaatataaaattagatccttgtgtattttataatcattattattttgtaatgttaattcaattttagatttatctttTTTGGCCATCGGATTATATACgttgtttttaattgaatttattattgtcaaattTTGAGCTTGTGTTTCTTTTAAAACTGATATCACGACGTGTGTTGGAGGATGGGGGCTATAAAACTGACCATTGTACGTCCTATGAAAGCTCTCTGGGCCATTGTTagttctacaaaataattataaaaacttagaGATCTTGTATTTACTGGTAAAATTTAAGTGGGAAGGAACAAGAattcaagttattttttttaaatcatacctTGGATTTACTGAAGGTTCTTGTGCCCAAAGATATGATGGAAATAATGCATCAGGTGGAATATATGTCGATACTAAATAGTCTGTAAATACATGACCTTCTTCAAGGCTGAGGCATTCgggcatttaaaaatttgttattgacTAACACCAAATCTGACAACACCGCACGATTAAAGGCAGGTAAAAACGTTCGCAATCGTGTTACCGGAAAAGGTCCGTTCGCAATCGTTCCGTTCGGAATCGTATATTACccatttttatctagataatattttgttaaaattatcttatcttatctagataattttttagttatctattcccaaAACTGATTACAACTAGTGAACTCGGGCGATCTGACAGAAGAGGAGTTATCCcccataattttaataattaacatttgttaatttaaaaatttgaatcttTCGCAGTACAGTTGGTATTGCTGACACCGCAATCGTGGTTGGcaatatgtatatgtgtaaATTAAGAGTCACGTCGGTCCCCGGCCAGTTTTCGTTACGCGGACATAGACGCGAAACGAAAGTTTTTTCCCCGTGCAAAACGTACACCCATATAGCTAAAAGAAGTAGTcacttcaataaaatattcaaaacgcATATTTAAACCACAGGAAGGAGTGCATTAATAAGTGAatttaagttgaaaatattcataggtacattgtgttacaacttacatGTGGGATGGAAAATATTTTCCAGGTTTGTGTACTTTGCAAGATAAAAAAACACGAGCAATGGAATCATCATTTTCGAATTTCTCAAACTTTGGAGACTATaaggtaataatacaatattgtaattaaacataatataataatatggctatCGACGCTCTATAATAGTGTTAATACGTATTACGTCTTAATATCCAAGTTCAGACACTAATGCTTATAGAACGACTATTCTCGAGCGACTGAAATTTAgataggtaatacaataatttataatagagcACTATAGACTGAAcagcgtttttaaattttatcacaaCGATAAAACTCAATTTCAATACCtagcagcataatattattatttattctaatcTAACAACCACGATATTATACACGAATATTAGTTATACCTATGGTAACACATAACCGTCATCAAGAAATACGTGTAGCGGCTCTGactaaaagttgaacatttttatcattgttGGGTCAACACTgttttaaatcgaaaaaatagCACTTGAATATTAGTGATGACTAATGTAACGTATAAGTAAAGGAACAGAAATAAACTAAACAAACGctgattataaaatacctactagatattatgcatattaatattttattataaaatatatgtttttattcgtagcaaaatcgatttaatttatactaattcAGATATCGGAAAACGCTAGCTATTtattgaaatgttaaaaaaatgtgggATTTAATTTACTACCAACATAGGGCAGGTGCTGAATTCGTATGACAGATTGTCATATTATGGAActagacatttttattaattttattaaacgtttGCAGTACGAATAACTAtttgtttagattttatattctgtgtgaaacgatgaatgtattgtatttacaatgatgtgtttatttttttaatttctgtgtctgtcattacggtttggggcagtaaaactgcttcgattttcatcATCTTGTTCGATGCGGAAATTGAATATAGTtagtgcattcgggaggtcgaattttaaaaattcccaatagttttcaaaagcgacaggaaaaacaatttaaaaattaaggaaaaaccggaattttaacgcaaaataggttttccacaaaatcgattttggtttttggtgtaactctaaaacgaatgaacgtatacatgcaattttcagtggttgtttatatttgcattttctatacacgatgaaattttcaaaatattttgatttgttttgaattgtttagGAACATTTCAGATTCCAATTTTGAtagtcttttagattctgagcggagcgaggaatgtaatggttttacaatgatgtttatttctttttcttttttattctgtaaacactttttctccctctaaacttactcaaaagtatcaagtatagcatcttttctgaaagttTATGTTCTTGAGCAGGTACTTTAGAGagatcattttttgattttcgaaacgctactcgaaataaaagcggttaaaggagaaaaaacgtaagatttcacgattttataatattaaataataatgcacgttttctaccagaaatattgcttcaaatatTGCTtacaagagatattttttgttgtattttggattaaaaacatttgtaaaaacttgaaatttgggttgtttacttatattagtcTTACCTAgatatggtaaaattttcaaaatatttgagtgatttatgagctttttcttttcttttatattttttttcatttttatgatatttcctaattataaattataattataattatataaattacctatttatataaatcggtcttaagctgttcttaaaacgctttgtttaccaccatagaaacgaataaaattaaataaaaaagattccctcgtccgctcagaatcgtttttttatcgAAGGCAATCATTGctttcaaatcgaatacagtaaaattacactatcctgtccgaggcccgaagggaccaccgaaatgcgctgacttactttttttcaatgaatgtcaataaaactttatttgttggctaaaaaaaTCTTggttattaagtatattaagtattaaaaatgtttactttattttacatggaattttatttaattataggaactacaaaatgtttacaatataagcatttaatgcacaaaaagaaaattattatttatattattattaatatcaaataaactaaataatatttaatgtaaattatggtccattctattttttttataaaagaatattttattcggGTACGACAGTTGAGCTTTCCTAGTACCATGGGTCGAGAAAGGCTGATCTAGAAAATAGTTCGAGTCTTAGAGAAATGGTAAACTTTCAAAATGTTCGTAGAATTATACCAGAAATGGATTAGTGCTCTTATTTCTAGTAAAACGCATTTGCGGGTGAACCAAATACGCAAAAGAATGCACTATTGTCAAACAAAAACTTTCTCAGTAACGATGGTGAAATTTACAaacataaagtaaaaataaggtCATTTTTGGATTTAATGGAAATGGTTAACAACTTAAGACTTGGTCGAGTGTCCACGGTGctctttaaaaaaataccataatCTTGAATTTCCATTCTGTGTAATGGAACAGTTGCATTTccattggttttaaatttatatatatgtataatattatatcaccacGACCGTAGTACAACAGACACCacattatctatacatatatgtatatgtatagtgATCGTGGGTATGctgtgtgggtgtgtgtataAAGTAAATTTGGTGGTGCGTAGATTGAACGACTGAAGACAGGAGAAGAGTGAGAGAGAGTGTGTGAGAGAGTGAAGTGGGGCAGGTGAGGATGGGTGCGTGAGAATAAAGAAATAgatttaggtaaaaaaaaagaaactttttATAATACGAAGGCACAACTGTGCCATGTTCGTAAATGTGCTCAATTTATCgcggaaaaaaaatttaaccgaTTGcactcacataaaaaaaaattaaccccGAGAACCAAGTCTTGTTATTAAACGagtcttgtattataatatattgcgtgTTGATTTATTCtcctattttaaaagtaatatgacggacatagcaaatttttatATTCGTGATTCTTCACCATACACCTACAGCTTATCTAGAAAAAACTGTTAGATTCTCAATACCGAAGCTAAGAATATATCAATAAActactctataatataatacaatgacgATTTAATACCGGATGTTGgcaatgtaaatttaaatcaaactaTAAATGTGTAACAGTAAgttataagaattaaaatattctaaaatgtatacgaaatactatatattttatattaaatttaagatttaattaaattatttagaatgagcttttaaaaatatttttgagaccTTGAATTATACGAATGTATCCATCCAGGATAACTCTTAACGCTACTTTCTAACAAATTCAagggtgtttaaaaaaaaaaaaaataggtgtaGTGTTACATGAaagtttatatgatattattaatttattgaatataaaaatcttcgcataaaaaaagttaatggaTGAAAAAGCATttctgtttattataattaccgaACAACGTTTGTCAATATTCGAGAGTATAGAAATataatctatacctatataatgattGTAAAGTTCTAAGAGTTGAATTTCGATTACctgataaataaattgtaaaatataaactttggaAAACCGTTGAattgttagttttaaaaaaaataaaggtattacctaatatattttgtacttaattaataagtataaaaataatttcaaaaaaattttataatatataatggtttgtgtttatacttattatgtatttagctTTGATGTGAAAAAGCGATTTTTTGTCAGTTCCaaaaattataagcattttaacaAAACTCAtatctatacaaatacaattaattgtatatattaaattcattgaaTTTATTTCGTTCAACGGGCGTTAATGAAATATGTAACTATAAGATATTTAGTAAACTATTTAACACAACTATAGCTTAAAGCCATTTAGTTATAATACAGATATGTTTTGTatctat encodes:
- the LOC132945548 gene encoding uncharacterized protein LOC132945548, whose product is MPECLSLEEGHVFTDYLVSTYIPPDALFPSYLWAQEPSVNPRTNNGPESFHRTYNGQFYSPHPPTHVVISVLKETQAQNLTIINSIKNNVYNPMAKKDKSKIELTLQNNNDYKIHKDLILYLRKTGNSYQGKNLKNF